The sequence CCGCCACTGGGCGGCAGTCTGGGTGGGCAAACCAAAAATTAAATCCAGGTTAAGATTGGCAAAGCCCGCCCGCCGGGCAAACTGCACTGCCTGTCTGGCCTGCGCAAAATCGTGAGGACGCCCGATAAGTTTAAGCAATGACGGGTGGGTAGACTGCACTCCCAAACTGAGCCGGTTAAAACCTGCCGCCCTCAGTTCCTGTAAAGATGTCCGGGAAACGGTGCCGGGATTGGCTTCGACAGTAATCTCGGCATCGCCGGCAACGGTAAAAACCCGGGAAACCAGCTCCAACAGGCCGGCCAACTGCCCGGGCATAAGACAAGTGGGCGTACCGCCGCCCACAAAAATGGTTGCAATTTGTTTGTCTGAACTGTCCAGCATATCCCCGTAATAACAAATCTCTCGCTGCAGGCCTTCCAGATAATGTTCCACCTTTCCCCGGTTAATGGGGTAAGATGTAAAGTCACAGTACAGGCACTTTTGCAAGCAAAAGGGGACATGGATATACAAGCCAATTGTCACGGCTTTCACCCGCTTACGGCTTTATTCTTCAATGCTTAAGACAGCCATAAATGCTTCCTGGGGAATCTCCACGTTGCCCACTTGTTTCAGGCGCCGTTTACCCTCTTTTTGTTTTTCCAGCAGCTTTCTCTTACGGCTGACGTCGCCGCCATAACACTTGGCCAGCACGTCTTTACGCAGGGCTTTTACCGTCTCCCGAGCTATTATTTTATTACCGACGGCCGCCTGAACCGGAATTTCAAACATATGCCTGGGAATCAGGGAACGCAGCTTTTCCACCAGGGCCCTGCCCCGGCTGTAAGCCCTTTCCCGGTGAACAATGCAGGACAGGGCATCCAGTATCTCGCCGTTTAACAAAATATCCATCTTCACCAGGTCGGAGGCACGGTAACCTACCATCTCGTAGTCCAGGGAAGCATAACCCCTGGTTCGTGACTTAAGCTGGTCAAAAAAGTCATAAATAATTTCCGATAAGGGAATCTCATAGGTCAGCATTACCCGGTTGACTCCCATGTACTCCATGTTGCTGTAAATGCCCCGTTTGCCCTGGCACAGCTCCATAACCGTTCCCACAAAATCTTTGGGCACCATGATGGTCGCCTTAACAAAAGGCTCTTCAATTTTTTCGATTTTGTTTACCGGCGGCAGGTTAGTGGGGTTGTCAATTTCCAGCACCTCTCCTTTGGTGGTGGTTACCCGGTACACCACACTGGGGGCGGTGGTAATAAGATTTAAACCGTACTCCCGTTCCAGTCGTTCTTGAATGATTTCCATATGCAGCAATCCTAAAAAGCCGCAGCGGAAACCAAAACCCAGGGCTTCGGAAGTTTCCGGCTCGTAAATCAGGGAAGCGTCATTTAGCCGCAGCTTATCCAGGGCGTCCCGCAGATCTTCGTAATCAACCGTATCTACCGGGTACAAACCGCAAAACACCATCGGTGTCACCTTGCGGTAACCCGGCAGCGGCGCCGGGGCGGGGTTATCGGCGGAGGTAACGGTGTCGCCCACCCGCACATCCTGGACGTTTTTCATGCTGGCGGCCACAAAACCGACCTCGCCGGTACTTAATTCATCCACAAAGACCATGTTGGGATTAAAGACACCCACTTCGGTAACTTCAAATTCCTTGCCGTTAGCCATCATGCGGATCCGCATGCCGGGTTTTAACGTCCCCTGAACAATCCGGATGTAGGCTATAACGCCCCGGTAGGAATCGTAGTGGGAATCAAAAATCAAGGCTTGCAAGGGGGCCGCCGGATCTCCCTGCGGCGGCGGAATTTTGTTGACCACCTGTTCCAGAATTTCTTGAATACCCAGGCCTGTTTTAGCGGAAGCCAGCACCGCTTCCGAGGTGTCCAAACCGATGACATCCTCAATTTCTTGCTTGACCCGTTCCGGCTCAGCGCTGGGCAGGTCAATTTTATTAATAACCGGGATAATTTCCAGGTCGTTTTCCAATGCCAAATATACGTTGGCCAAAGTTTGGGCTTCGATGCCCTGGGAAGCATCCACCACCAGCAGGGCCCCTTCACAGGCAGCCAGGCTGCGGGAAACCTCGTAAGTAAAATCCACGTGACCGGGAGTATCAATCAGGTTTAACTGGTACTCCTGCCCGTCGGCAGCTTTATAAAAGAGACGTACTGCCTGAAGTTTAATGGTAATGCCTCTTTCCCGCTCCAAATCCATCTTATCCAGCACCTGCTCGGTCATTTCCCTTTCGCTGAGGGCACCGGTTTGTTCTAATATTCTGTCAGCCAGAGTAGATTTGCCATGATCAATATGTGCAATAATACAAAAGTTTCTGATACGGTTTTGGGGTGTTGCCATCCATACTACCTCCAGTTCTGGAAAACGACATACTCTTTTATTATAGCACCGGAGGAAGCAGGCTTTCAACCAGAAATACGGGACTTAGGGGTTCCTGCCGGGCCGGCAAAAAAGTTGCGCAAAGGCCACCGGGCCGGCCTTTTGCAACTTGGGTTTACAGTCCGCCGGCAGGCCATTGTTCTGTGATTACCTGTTTAATTACGGCAGCTTTTTCATTAATC is a genomic window of Desulforamulus hydrothermalis Lam5 = DSM 18033 containing:
- the lepA gene encoding translation elongation factor 4 — its product is MATPQNRIRNFCIIAHIDHGKSTLADRILEQTGALSEREMTEQVLDKMDLERERGITIKLQAVRLFYKAADGQEYQLNLIDTPGHVDFTYEVSRSLAACEGALLVVDASQGIEAQTLANVYLALENDLEIIPVINKIDLPSAEPERVKQEIEDVIGLDTSEAVLASAKTGLGIQEILEQVVNKIPPPQGDPAAPLQALIFDSHYDSYRGVIAYIRIVQGTLKPGMRIRMMANGKEFEVTEVGVFNPNMVFVDELSTGEVGFVAASMKNVQDVRVGDTVTSADNPAPAPLPGYRKVTPMVFCGLYPVDTVDYEDLRDALDKLRLNDASLIYEPETSEALGFGFRCGFLGLLHMEIIQERLEREYGLNLITTAPSVVYRVTTTKGEVLEIDNPTNLPPVNKIEKIEEPFVKATIMVPKDFVGTVMELCQGKRGIYSNMEYMGVNRVMLTYEIPLSEIIYDFFDQLKSRTRGYASLDYEMVGYRASDLVKMDILLNGEILDALSCIVHRERAYSRGRALVEKLRSLIPRHMFEIPVQAAVGNKIIARETVKALRKDVLAKCYGGDVSRKRKLLEKQKEGKRRLKQVGNVEIPQEAFMAVLSIEE